GGCCTAGCGGGTCAAAGGTCAGAAGCCTCAAGGGGACAGATGGGAAGCGATGGGAGCAGCCTAGGCcacctcctcctccgcctcctcctcgaACTCGCCCTCCTCGGCCGTGGCGTCCTGGTACTGCTGGTACTCAGATACCAGGTCATTCATATTGCTCTCGGCCTCGGTGAACTCCATCTCGTCCATGCCCTCGCCCGTGTACCAGTGCAAGAAGGCCTTGCGCCGGAACATGGCCGTGAACTGCTCGGAGATGCGCTTGAACAGCTCCTGGATGGCCGTGCTGTTGCCGATGAAGGTCGCGGCCATCTTCAGGCCGCGGGGCGGGATGTCGCACACGGCCGTCTTCACATTGTTGGGGATCCACTCCACGAAGTAGCTGCTGTTCTTGCTCTGCACGCTCAGCATCTGCTCGTCCACCTCCTTCATGGACATGCGGCCCCGGAACACGGCAGCCACGGTCAGGTAGCGGCCGTGGCGCGGGTCGCACGCCGCCATCATGTTCTTGGCGTCGAACATCTGCTGGGTGAGCTCGGGCACCGTCAGGGCCCGGTACTGCTGGCTGCCCCGGCTGGTCAGGGGTGCGAAGCCGGGCATGAAGAAGTGCAGGCGAGGAAAGGGGACCATGTTGACGGCCAGCTTGCGCAGGTCGGCGTTCAGCTGGCCTGGGAAGCGCAGGCAGGTGGTGACCCCGCTCATGGTGGCCGACACCAGGTGGTTGAGGTCCCCGTAGGTGGGGGTGGTCAGCTTGAGGGTGCGGAAACAGATGTCGTAGAGCGCCTCGTTGTCGATGCAGTAGGTCTCATCCGTATTCTCCACCAGTTGGTGCACAGACAGCGTGGCGTTGTAGGGCTCCACCACCGTGTCTGACACTTTGGGCGAGGGCACCACACTGAAGGTGTTCATGATGCGGTCTGGGAACTCCTCGCGGATCTTACTGATGAGCAGCGTGCCCATCCCGGACCCCGTGCCACCCCCCAGCGAGTGGGTCAGCTGGAAGCCCTGAAGGCAGTCGCAGCTCTCGGCCTCCTTCCGGACTACGTCCAGGACAGCGTCCACCAGCTCTGCGCCCTCCGTGTAGTGCCCCTTTGCCCAGTTGTTGCCGGCTCCAGATTGGCctagagagggaaggggaggggacacACAGGCAGTTATGGGGAGCCCCAACCCTCGACCCTGTCTCTCCACCTGGAGGGCCTCTAATAGTTGAATACTAGTAACTATCAAAAGTAATagtagccgggtgcggtggctcacgcctgtaatcccagcactttgggaggccgaggtgggcagatcacgaggtcaggagatcgagaccatcctggctaacacagtaagaccccgtctctactaaaaatacaaaaaaaattagccaggtgtggtggtgggcgcctgtagtcccagctactcgggaggctgaggcaggagaatggcgtgaacccaggaggcagagcttgcagtgagccgagattgcgccactgaactccagcctgggcaacagagtgagactccgtctcaaaaaaaaaataaataaaaaaaaaaaaaattatagccaggtgtggtggtgggcgatTGTAGTCCCtggctaattgggaggctgaggcaagagaattgcttgaacctgggaggaggaggctgcagtgagccaagattgagccactgcactccagcctgggcgacggagtgagactccatctcaaaaacacacacacacaaaacactccCCCGCCCCCTCCCTAAAAAAAACcaagactgggcacggtggctcatgcctgtaatcctaacactttgggaggccgaggtgggaggattgcttgagcccagcagttcaagactagcctgggcaacataatgaggccatgtctctacaaaaatttatatatatatatatatatgccagtcatggtggtggcacgcctgtagtaccagttacTAGGGGGGGCTCaggtgggagattgcttgagcccaggagttggaggctgcagtgagctatgatcacaccattgcagcttgggagacagagcaagaccctgtctctaaaacaaataaataataacaataaaaagattaatatttaacatcattattattattatcattttcaggcagagtcttggtatgttgcccgggctggagtacagaggtgcaatccaatcatgggtcactgcagccttgacctcccaggttcaagtgatcctcctgccccagccttttgagtagctgggactacaggcttatgcTACCagatctggctaatttttgtatttttttgtagaggtggggtttcatcatgttgcccaggctggtcttgaactcctgagctggagcaatccatctgccttggcctcctaaagtgctgggattacaggcgtgagccaccatgcttggcctgtgTTTTCTTGTTAAT
This portion of the Pongo abelii isolate AG06213 chromosome 20, NHGRI_mPonAbe1-v2.0_pri, whole genome shotgun sequence genome encodes:
- the TUBB4A gene encoding tubulin beta-4A chain, encoding MREIVHLQAGQCGNQIGAKFWEVISDEHGIDPTGTYHGDSDLQLERINVYYNEATGGNYVPRAVLVDLEPGTMDSVRSGPFGQIFRPDNFVFGQSGAGNNWAKGHYTEGAELVDAVLDVVRKEAESCDCLQGFQLTHSLGGGTGSGMGTLLISKIREEFPDRIMNTFSVVPSPKVSDTVVEPYNATLSVHQLVENTDETYCIDNEALYDICFRTLKLTTPTYGDLNHLVSATMSGVTTCLRFPGQLNADLRKLAVNMVPFPRLHFFMPGFAPLTSRGSQQYRALTVPELTQQMFDAKNMMAACDPRHGRYLTVAAVFRGRMSMKEVDEQMLSVQSKNSSYFVEWIPNNVKTAVCDIPPRGLKMAATFIGNSTAIQELFKRISEQFTAMFRRKAFLHWYTGEGMDEMEFTEAESNMNDLVSEYQQYQDATAEEGEFEEEAEEEVA